From the Lysinibacillus fusiformis genome, the window TTTTTTGATCAACTTCGTGATGATATCGTTGCTTCCAATGAAGATCGTAAACGTATAAACAAATCAAAAACACTGCTGGCTTATGGGAAGCAGTTAATAAATGATGTAGAAACATTGATGGAAGAATTCGTCTTTGAATCAGAAATGTACATGATCCCTGAATATGAGTTAAATATGGCAGAAGAATATTTAGAACAATATGAGGCTTCTTTACGTATTTTTATCGCACAAGGAGATGCAGTGGATTGGTTAGAGGAGACAGATGGTGAAGAAACACTCGTGATTATGCCTCGTTTAATCACAGAAGTTTTAGCAGAAAAGTTATTCTCTAAAAAGCTTCCAATCGTCTTTTCTTCAGCCACGCTATCGGTCAATAAAGACTTTTCTTACATTGCCTATAGTTTAGGAATTCGAGATTACCAATCATTTTCTGTGCCATCCCCATTCGATTATGAAGAGGTCATGAAAATCTATTTACATGAGCTTACGCAACGTGACAAAACAGCGCGTGTTCAGCAATTGCTACGTGATGGCGAACAAACATTGATTTTATTTAAGTCGAAGCAAGCCATGCTAAACTTCAAGGCAGAATTACCGCTAATGGAACGTATGTATGTAGCATTCGAAGGAGATCGAGAGCTATCAGCCATTGTTCGAGATTTCCAGCAAGGAACAGTTAAAACATTATGCTCATATCATTTATGGGAAGGGCTAGATTTACCTGAGGAAGCATTAACACGTGTGATTATTTATGATTTACCGTTTCCTCCACAGGACCCATTATTTGATGCAAAACGTACATTTGCCGAAAACCCATTTGAGGAAGTGGAATTACCTTTCATGCAATTACGCTTGCAGCAAGGGATGGGACGCTTAATTCGTACATCAAATGACCATGGTGACATTCACATTTTGTTAAATGAAGATGAGCAAAAACAGCGTGCAGCCTTTGAAAATATATTAGCGGTTGTACCAGAAATAAAGTAGAAAAAAGCGAGTTTGCTCAAAATGCAAGCTCGCTTTTTATTATTTTGAAATAACATTATGGATGTAGTTAAATTATTGGTTTTTAAAAAACTGTTGAATATTTCTCTTTTAAGCTATATAGTTCTTTGTAATGCAACGAAATCTTGTGGAAGAATATATTTTTTGTATTGAAAATAATTTCACAAAAGGTTTATAATAATGACAAGAATTTTTAAGAATAGTCAAATTGCTTGCTGACTATTCCATGATAGGGGGCTTAAACCTGTCGAACATTCAATCATTGTGTAGAAAATATACAAATCTATCGGCAACGGATATTGACAAGTTAATAGAAATAGAGGCTACGCTAACGTATTATGCTGAGTTGACTGATTGTTATATGTTCATAGATTGCCTGTTGGAGAATTTACCGCATGCGATTGTTGTGGCAGAGGCATTCCCGAAGAAAGAGATTGGTTTATACGAAAAATCAGTTATCGGAAAATTCGTATTTGAAAGTTTTGAACCAGCTGTATTTGCTGCGTTTAAACATAAAGAAAAATCATCCATTACCAGAGCGATTACGCAGGAAGGCATTACGGTAGAGCAAAATGTGCTTCCGATTTTTAATGAGCAACAGCAAGTAATTGCCGTGTTAATTCAGGAAAAAATGGTGAAGATGCAAACGACACCGAAGGATGATTTTCAAAATATGCCTTTTGCTTTAATTGAACATATTGTTGAACCTAATTCTCAACCGATTCCAGTTGTTTCAGATTTACTCGTAGAGTCGATTATTCTCACAAATCACGAAAATAAAGTAATTTACAGTAATCCTGCTGGCTATCATTTTATTTCGGAGCTATCTGGATTAGAAAACTTTGACAATGTAGCATTGGATAAAATCTTACCTTTTTTACAGGAAGTCTATGATAAAGGCGACGATGTCTTTTTCCTAGAAATTACGATTGATCGTAAATCCTTTATTGTAAAGAAAATTCCAATTCGCAGTTATAACGAGAAGGTCACACTACTCATTATTCATGATCTAACAGAGCTTAAGCTGAAAGAAAATGAGCTAATGATGAAAACATTTGCGATACGAGAAATTCACCACCGCGTGAAAAATAATCTTCAGACAGTGACAAGCCTATTACGTTTGCAAATGCGAAATGATCTGTCTGCATCGAATGCAAGTGCTTTTCAAGAGGCATTAAATCGAATCTATAGTATTTCATCGGTTTATGAGCTGATTTTAGAAAATGAAGATAACGCTGAAGAAAGAGTAGACGTTATCGCATTAGCTAAAAAAATTGGTCATAAAATGATTGGTACGTCTAATACAGCAACTATTCAACTAGCCTTTCATCATGAAAATTTGCAGCTATTCTGCCATTCGAAAAAGGCAGTCTCTTTAGCACTCATTATTTGTGAGCTACTGCAAAATGCATTAAAGTATGCGTTTATTGGACGTGATGAAGGAATCATCGATATTCAATTCATTCAGGAAGATTCTACAATTTCGCTTCATATTTCTGACAACGGCGTTGGAATGCAAGAGGTGAAGGCATCTTTTGGTATGGAGATTATCACAAGGCTTGTAGAATATGATTTAGCTGGCTCATTTTCCATTATCCCTAGTAATGAAGGTACACATACTCAAATTCAGTTCCCTGTAAGTGAGGAGGTATTTATCGTAAATGACTAGGAAAGTTATGATTGTCGAAGATGAATCACTGATTGCGATTGATTTGAAGTTTATGTTAGAAGATAACGGCTACGAAGTTGTAGCTCAAGCGAACAATGGTGAAACTGCCATTGAATTAGCCTTTTTACATAAGCCACAGTTAATCTTAATGGACATTAAAATGCCTAAACTGGACGGTTTAAAGGCAAGTAAAATTATTGAACAACAGCTTGGTATACCCGTTCTTTTCATCTCGGCCTATAGTGAAAAAGAATTGTTGCTATACATGAAGCAGGATAATATATTAGGATATGTAATGAAACCGTTTTCTGAAAAAAATGTGTTGCCTGTGCTAGAGGTTGCTTTTCATCAAATTGATAAATTCAACCGTCTCAATGGGGAGATCTTACATAAGCAAACACAATTAGATAAGCGGAAAGTCATTGAACGAGCAAAGGGCTTGCTTATGCAGGCTGAAAATATAAGCGAGGACGAGGCTTACCGTAAGATCCGCAATGAAAGTATGCAAACACAACAGGAAATGGTGCACATTGCACAGCAAATTATTAACAACTTACAAGTCAATAGTTGAAGCAAAGGCGCTTTAAAGAGATTTCTTCTTTAAAGTGCCTTTTTTTATATAAATTTATAAATAAAAAAGGGGTGATGAGTAAGATGGCAATGATAGGAACGGTTATCGTTTATATTATTATGATTTGTGCTATTTTAGGGGCAATCGGAGCTATCCGAGATGCTGAGTATGGAATTGGGAAAGAATTTATGAATGGGATCCATACGGTTGGTCATATTTTTGTCCCAGCAGCAGGGATCATGGCAGCTATACCTTACTTAACATGGTTTATTAGTCATTTTATTAGTCCGATTTTTGAGTTAATTGGTGCAGATCCTGCGATTGCAGCGACGACAATTTTAGCTTCGGACATGGGTGGTTACCAATTAGCCAATGCGTTAAAGGAGTCTTATGAGGGATGGGTAATGGCTCTTGTTGTTGGTTTTATGTCAGGTGCTACCATTGTATTCTCGATTCCAATGGGCCTTGCGATGTTGGATAAGCGTGATCATAAATATATGGCGCTAGGTATTATGGCTGGCGTATTAACAATTCCGATTGGTGCATTTATTTCTTCAATCATGATTGTGCTATTCAACACAGAAGTACGTGAAGTCATTAGTACAACAGAGGCTCCTACATATGTATTTGCCATTTCTGTTTTACAAATATTAATTAACTTACTACCGTTATTCATTTTCGTTATCTTAATCGCACTAGGCTTAAAGCTTATTCCAAACGGCATGATTACTGGCTTCATGGTATTCGGTCGTGTCATGGATGCGGGAATTAAATTGGTGTTAGTGTTCTCTATTGTGGAGATTTTTACAGGTATTTTTACAAAGATTTTTGGCGCGTGGGGCTTCGATCCAATCATGGCTGATGAAATCGACCAGTTCCGAGCATTAGAAACAGCCGGTTATATCGGGATTATGCTAGCGGGTGCCTTCCCAATGGTGTATTTAATTCGAAAGTATGCTTCCAAGCCACTTGAAGCGGCTGGGAAAAAATTAGGCTTATCCTCTGTAGGAAGTGCGGGGATTCTAGCAACGATTGCGAATATTTTAGCGATGTTTACACTGATTCGCCATATGCCACCAAAAGATAAAGTGATTAACATTGCATTTGGTGTATGTTCTGCCTTCTTATTAGGTGATCACTTATCATTCACGGCTAACTTCCAGCCAACCATTATTTTACCTGTTATCGCAGGGAAGTTTTTAGCGGGTGTGATTGCGATTATTTTAGCCTATAAGCTTTCAGTACCAACTGCATTAAGGCTAGAAATTGAGGATCGCAAGGCAGGCATTATTAAAGAAGGCGAATATTTAACAGATCAAAAATCATAACGAAGAAAAAGTGAGGTGATGACGTGTGAGTGAAGAGAAAAAACGATTTATTCAGGAGTTTGTGCCGGGTAAACAGCTAACATTGAGTCACCTTATTGCCAATCCTGATCCAGAAATGTTTAAAAAGCTGGGTATCCAAGATGCGGGTGCCCTTGGCATTATGACTTGTACGCCAAGTGAAACGGTAATTATCGCAGGAGATTTAGCGACAAAGGCAGCCAATGTCAAACTAGGATTTTTAGATCGTTTTACAGGTAGTCTCGTTATTGTAGGTAGTGTGTCAGAGGTAGAAATGGCGATGTTAGAAATCAATCGTTTTTTATCCGAGGTATTAGGCTATACACCTTCAAAAATAACGAAATCATAGGATGTGTCATATGAAAAATCGAGTAATGATAATAGGCGGTGTGCAAGCAGGAAAGTCAACATTGATGAATACATTGTTGGGCAAAAAAAGCAGTGCCAACAAAACACAAGCACTCGTTTATGATGACTGGATTGTTGATACACCAGGTGAATATGTTGAAAATCCAATGTATTACAGAAATATTATGGCAACATCGCTGGAAGTAACCCATGTGATTTACTTGCAGGATGCCACATCAGCAAGGAGTGTATTCCCTCCGCAATTCAGCTTAGGGATTCCCAAAATACAAATAGGTGTGATTACCAAGATTGATGCCCCTGATGCCGATGTTGAAAGGGCTATCGCCTTATTAAAAAATGTTATGACGCAGGGCCCTATCGTGAAAACCTCTTCATGGCAGAAGCTTGGCATTGAATTGATTGAACCATTGATTCAACTCAAGACACATGAAGAAATTCGTCAATTTGTCAAGGATCACGATAGTCCGTATCTCATGTATTGCTCACAGTAGCGAGAGGGAGGTGTAGGGTGAAAACTGAAAAAATATTTAGTGCAGGCATTGATATTGGGACAAGTACCACAAAAATGGTCGTCAGTAGTTTTCTGTTAAAGAATGTGGCTGGCATAACCCATGTGCCAAGGATTGAAATTATTGAGAAAACGGTGTTGCATCAAAGTCCAATTATCAAAACACCTTTTATTAATAAAGACATCATCGATATGAAAAAGATTGAGGAATTTATTTCCCAACAGTATCAATTGGCACAAATTGCTCCATCTGATATTGCAACAGGGGCCATTATCATTACAGGTGAATCAGCCACGAAGGAAAATGCAAGTGAAGTTGTCCATACCATTGCAGATGGCGCAGGTCATTTTTTAGTTGCTACCGCAGGTCCTGATTTAGAGGGCATCATTGCTGCCAAAGGAGCAGGTACTTTACAGCAATCAAAGAATTCATCCAAAGTCATCGCCAATATCGATATTGGTGGAGGGACAGCGAATATTGCTGTTATGCAATTTGGAGAGGTCATTGGTACATGTACCTTACATGTTGGTGGTAGATTGATTGAATTTAAGGATGGCAAGATTCAATCAATTTCTCCGCCACTCATGCGATTGATGGAACGATGGGCTAATCCGTTAGCGGTCGGTGATGCGGCCGAAGATAATCGAGTAACACATTGTATTGAAGAAATGGTGCAAATACTTGCGATGATTCTTCATGGACAATGCACAGATGAAAAGCATCCATTATTACTTGGGCATTTACCAAACTGGCATAAACCTGTGGATGCCATCGTTTTTACAGGTGGTGTGGCCTCTTGTATTTATGAAAATGAATGTACACAGCGCCAATATGATGATATTGGTGAAAGATTAGCGAAGATGCTATTACAGCAAGAACAGCTACAATCATTTTTATGGTTACGACCTGAGGAAACAGCACGGGCAACAGTGACTGGTGCTGGTACACAAACCACTGAAATTAGTGGGGCAACCATTCAGGTGGATGCTCACGTGTTACCACTAAAAAATGTACCAGTCTTTAATTGCCATATAGATACGTCAACAGACTTTAACACGACAGTGAAGACAGCCGTAGAGAGAGCAGATGATTTATTTTCTATACAGGACAATCGTTCACCATTTGCACTCTATTTTAGTGAATTGCCGTATTTAAGCTTTCAGGATGTACATGCATTGTGTCAGGCCATTCTGCAACATTTGGCGACAAGATGCTCTAAGGACATACCAATTATCATAGTCATTCAATCAGATTACGCAAAAATTATTGGACAAACCATACAAGCCATTAATGCGACAGTGCCAATTATTTGCATCGATCAAATTAAAGTGGAAACAGGTGATTACATCGACATTGGAGAGGTTCTGCCATCTGGCGTTGTTCCTGTTGTGGTGAAGACCCTTGCCTTCCATTCAAAGTAAGGAGGATGAATGTGAACTTATCGGTGATATTTGGTGGAGAAAAATATAATTTTAAATCATTAAAAGATGTTATGGCCAAGGCCAATGAAGAAAAATCAGGCGATCAGCTAGCGGGTATTGCCGCTGAGACGGTTCAACAACGAATCGCAGCGAAGGCTGTATTAAGTGAGCTTTTAGTAAAAGATATCCGAGAAAATCCATTAGTGCCGCAGGAAAATGATGAGGTTTCACGCATTATTGAGGGCGATATTAATGAGCAAATCTATGGAGAAATCAAAAACTGGAGCATCGAGCAGCTGCGTGAATACATTTTATCGAATGACACGGGTGATCGTGAATTAAAGCGTTTAAGTAAAGGAATGAATTCTGAGATTATTGCTGCTGTTACAAAGCTAATGTCCAATTTAGATCTTGTTCATGCAGCCAATAAAGTCGAAATACTATCAACGTGTAATATTACGATTGGCCAAAAAGGGACATTGTCTTCTCGCCTTCAGCCAAACCATCCAACAGACAATATTGATGGCATCATCGCCTCTCTAAAAGAAGGATTGTCTTATGGTATTGGGGATGCTGTTATCGGCATTAATCCTGTAGATGATTCAGTTGAAAGTGTTAAAAAAGTACTTACGGCTACAAAAGAATTCATCAATGATTGGTCCATTCCTACGCAAAACTGTGTATTAGCTCATATTACAACACAGATGAAGGCGATTAAACAGGGCGCCCCAGCGGATATGATTTTCCAAAGTATCGCAGGGACAGAAATTGCTAACCGTTCGTTCGGTATTTCTGCTGATTTAATAAGAGAAGCAGAGGAGCTAATTAAAAAACAAGGAACAGGTACTGGTCCAAATTTATTCTACTTTGAAACAGGCCAAGGCTCAGAGCTATCGGCAGAGGCACATATGGGCATTGACCAAGTAACATTGGAATCTCGCAATTATGGATTTGCAAGACATTTTAATCCTTATATTGTGAACACAGTAGTGGGCTTTATCGGCCCAGAATATTTATACAACAATAAACAAGTCATTCGAGCAGGTCTCGAAGATCATTTCATGGGCAAAATGCATGGCATTCCTATGGGGGTAGATATTTGCTATACCAACCATATTAAGGCAGACCAAAATGATGTGGAAGATTTAAGTGTATTGCTAACAGCAGCTGGCGTTAACTTTATTATTGCTGCGCCAATGGGCGATGATGTGATGCTCAATTATCAATCGATGAGCTTCCATGATGTAGCTACATTACTCCAAACATTTGGTAAAAAACCAGCACCAGAGTATTTAGCATGGTTAGAGAAAATGGGCATTTATGAAAATGGTCGACTGTCAGCAAGAGCTGGCGATTTATCCATTTTTGAAAGGTAGGTGAGTCAAGTGAATGATCAATTAGTTTCTATGATTACACAGCTTGTCATAGAGAAGATGGAGAAAAATACAGGTAGCCAAGCACCTGAAGTGACAACTACTCCAACAGAACAACCACTTATTAAGTTTTATGATACAGTAGAAAATCGTTCTTCAGGAACAACGGAAGCTACAGCAACATCACAGGAGCCATTAATTCAGCTATATCAGCATGGAGCTCCACAGCAAGTACCAACGCTTGCTTCTGTCACTTTCGACCAGCCATTAAACGAAGCTGTGCCGATCAAGCCCTTTCAGTTTGAGGCAGAAGCATTAACGGAAAGTGTGCAGGCTGCTAAAAAACATACACCTGCTCGCATTGGTGTAGGGAGAGCTGGGACAAGACCGAAAACGAAAACATGGTTAAAATTCCGACTCGATCATGCTGCTGCGGTAGATGCTGTGTATGGCGAAGTGTCAGAAGATCTTTTACAAAAGCTTGATGTCTTTCAGGTAACAACGAAAGTCACAGATAAAGAGGAATACATTACAAGACCTGACTTAGGGCGTCGTTTATCAGAGGAATCAAAGACATTGATTCAGCAAAAATGTAAACCACAGCCCAAAGTACAGATTATTATCTCGAATGGCTTAAGTGCGAGTGCGATTGAGGAAAATGTACAAGATGTCTACCTAGCCCTTCAGCAAAGTCTTGGCAATTTAAATATTGACATCGGTACAACATTCTATATTGATAAAGGCCGTGTTGCTTTAATGGATGAGATTGGTGAGCTGCTACAGGCAGAGGTTATTGTTTACCTAATTGGTGAGCGTCCAGGGCTCGTATCGGCAGAATCGATGAGTGCATATTTATGCTTCAAGCCAAGAATTGGCACAGTGGAAGCGGAACGTATGGTGATTTCAAATATCCATAAGGGTGGTATCCCACCATTAGAAGCGGGAGCTTATCTTGGAACAGTCGTAGAAAAAATCCTGCATTATCAGGCAAGTGGCGTAGAGCTTGTCGCAAAAGAAGGTTAGGGGGCTGAGATATGTATCCTCAAAAAATTATGGCTCAAATCTTGGCGATGCAAACCATTCCAAGAGTCAACAGTGAACTAGCAGAGCAGTTAGATTTAAAGCCACATCATCATAGTATTGGGCTTGTCACACTGACAATCGACGATGTTGGGTATGTTGCCTTAGATGAGGCGACGAAAAAGGCAGATGTCGATGTTGTCTATGCAAAAAGCTTTTATGCGGGAGCGGTACATGCGTCTGGTCCATTGTCAGGTGAAGTGATTGGCATCATCGCTGGAAGCTCACCTGATGAAATTCGTAGTGGTCTTGATGCTATTCAACAAAAAATCGAATTTGATACGTATTTTGAAGCCATTAATAATAATGAAAATCATGCCTTGTTTGCCCATACCGTGGCAAGCTGTGGGACATATCTTGCTGAGCTTGCAGATGTAAAGGTTGGCACACCACTTGCTTATTTAATCGCACCGCCACTTGAGGCAGTGGTTGGATTAGATGCAGCATTAAAGGCGGCAGATGTTGAGTTAAAGGTTTTCTTTGGTCCTCCATCTGAAACCAATTTTGGTGGTGGCTTATTAACGGGCAGTCAATCGTCATGCGAGGCTGCAGCACATGCATTCAGAGAAGCTATTGAAAATATAGCTAGAAACCCAGTGATCTAGAAAGGAGGCGGCTTTATGGCCACATTAGACAAAGACTTATTAGCGATTCAGGAAATGAGAGATGCCGTTAAACATGCTAATACAGCACAGGCTGCCTACATGCAATTTTCTCAGCAACAAGTAGACACCATTGTAAAGGCTGTTGCAGATGCTGCCTTTAAGGAAGCAGATCGTTTAGCAAAAATGGCTGTGCAAGAAACAGGGATGGGTATTCCCAACCATAAAAAGATGAAAAATGAAGTGGCTTCACGAGATGTCTATGAAGATATTAAAGACTTAAAAACAGTTGGTATTGTGGGCTATGATCGGATGAAAAAAGTAGCCGAAATTGCAAGTCCTTTTGGTGTCATTGCTGGTATTGTACCAACAACAAATCCAACCTCTACAGCCATCTTTAAAACGCT encodes:
- a CDS encoding ATP-dependent DNA helicase; this translates as MRKSLPFALSKDRSFFESLGDWMGDVLYDELPEKGFECRDEQIFMAYQIEQALKEKNVLFAEAGVGTGKTIAYLLPAISYARYTGKPALIACADETLIDQLVKEGGDIYKLQKTLGLDIDVRLAKSRDQYLCLKRFEEAEKVESDEWIDDIAFSIPDGVYAQGSMIAVHPYGERSDYPTVSDEDWQKVNYNSIMQCSVCDLRNRCGQTLHRSHYRKSTDLVICSQDFLMEHLATKESREREGQLALLPEVSMMVLDEGHLLEYAAQKAMTYKVQATTIVQLLERLMVDGVRERTLYAMEKLQDDHELFFDQLRDDIVASNEDRKRINKSKTLLAYGKQLINDVETLMEEFVFESEMYMIPEYELNMAEEYLEQYEASLRIFIAQGDAVDWLEETDGEETLVIMPRLITEVLAEKLFSKKLPIVFSSATLSVNKDFSYIAYSLGIRDYQSFSVPSPFDYEEVMKIYLHELTQRDKTARVQQLLRDGEQTLILFKSKQAMLNFKAELPLMERMYVAFEGDRELSAIVRDFQQGTVKTLCSYHLWEGLDLPEEALTRVIIYDLPFPPQDPLFDAKRTFAENPFEEVELPFMQLRLQQGMGRLIRTSNDHGDIHILLNEDEQKQRAAFENILAVVPEIK
- a CDS encoding sensor histidine kinase, with protein sequence MIGGLNLSNIQSLCRKYTNLSATDIDKLIEIEATLTYYAELTDCYMFIDCLLENLPHAIVVAEAFPKKEIGLYEKSVIGKFVFESFEPAVFAAFKHKEKSSITRAITQEGITVEQNVLPIFNEQQQVIAVLIQEKMVKMQTTPKDDFQNMPFALIEHIVEPNSQPIPVVSDLLVESIILTNHENKVIYSNPAGYHFISELSGLENFDNVALDKILPFLQEVYDKGDDVFFLEITIDRKSFIVKKIPIRSYNEKVTLLIIHDLTELKLKENELMMKTFAIREIHHRVKNNLQTVTSLLRLQMRNDLSASNASAFQEALNRIYSISSVYELILENEDNAEERVDVIALAKKIGHKMIGTSNTATIQLAFHHENLQLFCHSKKAVSLALIICELLQNALKYAFIGRDEGIIDIQFIQEDSTISLHISDNGVGMQEVKASFGMEIITRLVEYDLAGSFSIIPSNEGTHTQIQFPVSEEVFIVND
- a CDS encoding ANTAR domain-containing response regulator, with the protein product MTRKVMIVEDESLIAIDLKFMLEDNGYEVVAQANNGETAIELAFLHKPQLILMDIKMPKLDGLKASKIIEQQLGIPVLFISAYSEKELLLYMKQDNILGYVMKPFSEKNVLPVLEVAFHQIDKFNRLNGEILHKQTQLDKRKVIERAKGLLMQAENISEDEAYRKIRNESMQTQQEMVHIAQQIINNLQVNS
- the eutH gene encoding ethanolamine utilization protein EutH, whose product is MAMIGTVIVYIIMICAILGAIGAIRDAEYGIGKEFMNGIHTVGHIFVPAAGIMAAIPYLTWFISHFISPIFELIGADPAIAATTILASDMGGYQLANALKESYEGWVMALVVGFMSGATIVFSIPMGLAMLDKRDHKYMALGIMAGVLTIPIGAFISSIMIVLFNTEVREVISTTEAPTYVFAISVLQILINLLPLFIFVILIALGLKLIPNGMITGFMVFGRVMDAGIKLVLVFSIVEIFTGIFTKIFGAWGFDPIMADEIDQFRALETAGYIGIMLAGAFPMVYLIRKYASKPLEAAGKKLGLSSVGSAGILATIANILAMFTLIRHMPPKDKVINIAFGVCSAFLLGDHLSFTANFQPTIILPVIAGKFLAGVIAIILAYKLSVPTALRLEIEDRKAGIIKEGEYLTDQKS
- the eutS gene encoding ethanolamine utilization microcompartment protein EutS, whose protein sequence is MSEEKKRFIQEFVPGKQLTLSHLIANPDPEMFKKLGIQDAGALGIMTCTPSETVIIAGDLATKAANVKLGFLDRFTGSLVIVGSVSEVEMAMLEINRFLSEVLGYTPSKITKS
- a CDS encoding EutP/PduV family microcompartment system protein; its protein translation is MKNRVMIIGGVQAGKSTLMNTLLGKKSSANKTQALVYDDWIVDTPGEYVENPMYYRNIMATSLEVTHVIYLQDATSARSVFPPQFSLGIPKIQIGVITKIDAPDADVERAIALLKNVMTQGPIVKTSSWQKLGIELIEPLIQLKTHEEIRQFVKDHDSPYLMYCSQ
- a CDS encoding ethanolamine ammonia-lyase reactivating factor EutA, with amino-acid sequence MKTEKIFSAGIDIGTSTTKMVVSSFLLKNVAGITHVPRIEIIEKTVLHQSPIIKTPFINKDIIDMKKIEEFISQQYQLAQIAPSDIATGAIIITGESATKENASEVVHTIADGAGHFLVATAGPDLEGIIAAKGAGTLQQSKNSSKVIANIDIGGGTANIAVMQFGEVIGTCTLHVGGRLIEFKDGKIQSISPPLMRLMERWANPLAVGDAAEDNRVTHCIEEMVQILAMILHGQCTDEKHPLLLGHLPNWHKPVDAIVFTGGVASCIYENECTQRQYDDIGERLAKMLLQQEQLQSFLWLRPEETARATVTGAGTQTTEISGATIQVDAHVLPLKNVPVFNCHIDTSTDFNTTVKTAVERADDLFSIQDNRSPFALYFSELPYLSFQDVHALCQAILQHLATRCSKDIPIIIVIQSDYAKIIGQTIQAINATVPIICIDQIKVETGDYIDIGEVLPSGVVPVVVKTLAFHSK
- a CDS encoding ethanolamine ammonia-lyase subunit EutB, producing the protein MNVNLSVIFGGEKYNFKSLKDVMAKANEEKSGDQLAGIAAETVQQRIAAKAVLSELLVKDIRENPLVPQENDEVSRIIEGDINEQIYGEIKNWSIEQLREYILSNDTGDRELKRLSKGMNSEIIAAVTKLMSNLDLVHAANKVEILSTCNITIGQKGTLSSRLQPNHPTDNIDGIIASLKEGLSYGIGDAVIGINPVDDSVESVKKVLTATKEFINDWSIPTQNCVLAHITTQMKAIKQGAPADMIFQSIAGTEIANRSFGISADLIREAEELIKKQGTGTGPNLFYFETGQGSELSAEAHMGIDQVTLESRNYGFARHFNPYIVNTVVGFIGPEYLYNNKQVIRAGLEDHFMGKMHGIPMGVDICYTNHIKADQNDVEDLSVLLTAAGVNFIIAAPMGDDVMLNYQSMSFHDVATLLQTFGKKPAPEYLAWLEKMGIYENGRLSARAGDLSIFER
- the eutC gene encoding ethanolamine ammonia-lyase subunit EutC, yielding MNDQLVSMITQLVIEKMEKNTGSQAPEVTTTPTEQPLIKFYDTVENRSSGTTEATATSQEPLIQLYQHGAPQQVPTLASVTFDQPLNEAVPIKPFQFEAEALTESVQAAKKHTPARIGVGRAGTRPKTKTWLKFRLDHAAAVDAVYGEVSEDLLQKLDVFQVTTKVTDKEEYITRPDLGRRLSEESKTLIQQKCKPQPKVQIIISNGLSASAIEENVQDVYLALQQSLGNLNIDIGTTFYIDKGRVALMDEIGELLQAEVIVYLIGERPGLVSAESMSAYLCFKPRIGTVEAERMVISNIHKGGIPPLEAGAYLGTVVEKILHYQASGVELVAKEG
- the eutL gene encoding ethanolamine utilization microcompartment protein EutL, with protein sequence MYPQKIMAQILAMQTIPRVNSELAEQLDLKPHHHSIGLVTLTIDDVGYVALDEATKKADVDVVYAKSFYAGAVHASGPLSGEVIGIIAGSSPDEIRSGLDAIQQKIEFDTYFEAINNNENHALFAHTVASCGTYLAELADVKVGTPLAYLIAPPLEAVVGLDAALKAADVELKVFFGPPSETNFGGGLLTGSQSSCEAAAHAFREAIENIARNPVI